The proteins below are encoded in one region of Neoasaia chiangmaiensis:
- the dapF gene encoding diaminopimelate epimerase yields the protein MSIRFHKMQGLGNDFVVIDARNQAFFALLNFVVSVCDRRLGVGCDQFVLLEAPTLPGADVRVRFFNPDGSEAGACGNASRCVAALLGNAPVLQTAAGLLPSFVTPDGAIGVDMGAPKLDWRDVPLAGATDTLSLPLPGAPAACSMGNPHATFFDGVTDIERLGPLLEHDALFPERANIGFVERRSRDAIRLRVWERGAGLTPACGSGACAAVVNGVRKGLLARRCAVEMDGGSLFIEWREADGHVLMTGPATHVFEGMWPT from the coding sequence ATGAGCATTCGGTTTCATAAGATGCAAGGGCTGGGGAATGATTTCGTCGTCATAGACGCGCGGAATCAGGCTTTTTTCGCTCTATTAAATTTTGTTGTCAGCGTCTGCGATCGTCGTCTCGGGGTCGGGTGCGATCAGTTCGTGCTGCTGGAGGCGCCGACGCTGCCGGGCGCGGATGTGCGAGTGCGTTTTTTCAACCCCGATGGGTCCGAGGCCGGGGCCTGCGGCAATGCCTCGCGCTGCGTGGCGGCCTTGCTTGGCAATGCGCCGGTCCTTCAGACGGCTGCGGGGCTTCTGCCAAGTTTCGTGACCCCGGATGGCGCGATCGGCGTGGATATGGGCGCACCGAAGCTGGACTGGCGCGATGTGCCGCTGGCCGGTGCGACGGATACGCTTTCGCTCCCCCTGCCGGGTGCGCCCGCCGCGTGTTCGATGGGCAATCCGCATGCGACGTTCTTCGATGGCGTGACAGATATCGAGCGTCTGGGTCCGCTGCTGGAGCATGATGCGCTCTTTCCCGAGCGCGCCAATATCGGCTTTGTGGAGCGTCGGTCGCGTGATGCCATCCGGCTGCGCGTCTGGGAGCGCGGCGCGGGGTTGACGCCCGCATGCGGGTCGGGCGCCTGTGCTGCTGTCGTCAACGGTGTGCGCAAGGGCTTGCTGGCGCGGCGATGCGCGGTGGAGATGGATGGCGGCAGCCTGTTCATCGAATGGCGCGAAGCGGATGGCCACGTGCTGATGACCGGACCGGCGACGCATGTTTTCGAAGGCATGTGGCCGACATGA
- the mmsA gene encoding multiple monosaccharide ABC transporter ATP-binding protein, with product MDSILEMQGIGKRFGPVQALSDVTFTVERGEIHALCGENGAGKSTLMKVLSGVYPHGSYEGKIIYEGEERKFREINDSEALGIIIIHQELALIPLLSATENIFLAHPPGRLGVIDRYTARQQAEQLLKKVGLNDPPETLITNMGVGKQQLVEIAKAIAKDVKLLILDEPTASLNEHDSGVLLDLLLEFKRQGLSSILISHKLNELARVADRVTVLRDGRSIETIDCRHQPVSEDYIIRKMVDRDLEHRYPSHAPKIGDVLLKVENWSVFHPIHHDRQVIHHVDFQVRAGEIVGIAGLMGAGRTEFAMSLFGRSYGRKITGDVWIKGRKVDVSTVRRAIDAGLAYVTEDRKELGLHLGEDIKRNITLSNLRGVSVSQVIDSIRERVVASDYRRKMRIRCSGVDQEASKLSGGNQQKVVLSKWLFTSPEVLILDEPTRGIDVGAKYEIYCIIQELADSGHGVVVISSEMPELLGICDRICVMNEGRFVGEFPQADASQEKIMRAIMQSTTRGDAYDVPAQPSSTEEAVNTAGLSS from the coding sequence ATGGATAGCATTCTCGAAATGCAGGGGATCGGCAAACGCTTCGGTCCCGTGCAGGCGCTGAGCGACGTGACGTTCACCGTCGAGCGTGGGGAGATCCACGCGTTATGCGGTGAGAACGGCGCGGGTAAATCCACGCTGATGAAGGTGCTGAGCGGGGTCTATCCGCATGGCAGTTATGAAGGGAAGATCATCTACGAAGGTGAGGAGCGTAAATTCCGGGAGATCAATGATTCCGAAGCCCTCGGCATCATCATCATCCATCAGGAACTTGCGCTCATTCCGTTGCTCTCGGCGACGGAAAACATTTTCCTCGCGCATCCGCCGGGGCGGCTTGGGGTAATCGACCGTTACACCGCGCGCCAGCAGGCCGAGCAGTTGCTGAAGAAAGTCGGATTGAACGACCCACCGGAGACGCTGATCACCAATATGGGGGTCGGCAAGCAGCAACTGGTCGAAATCGCCAAGGCGATTGCCAAGGATGTCAAGCTTCTGATCCTTGATGAGCCGACTGCCAGCCTGAACGAGCATGACAGCGGCGTCCTGCTCGACCTTTTGCTGGAGTTTAAGCGGCAGGGTCTTTCCTCGATCCTGATTTCGCACAAGCTGAACGAGCTTGCCCGCGTGGCGGATCGGGTGACCGTCCTGCGGGATGGGCGCTCCATCGAGACGATCGATTGTCGGCATCAGCCGGTTTCCGAGGATTACATCATCCGTAAGATGGTCGATCGCGATCTGGAGCACCGGTACCCGAGCCACGCGCCGAAGATCGGCGACGTGCTGCTCAAGGTTGAGAACTGGTCCGTCTTCCATCCGATCCATCACGACCGGCAGGTCATTCATCATGTCGACTTCCAGGTACGCGCCGGAGAGATCGTGGGGATCGCCGGATTGATGGGGGCGGGGCGGACGGAGTTCGCCATGAGTCTTTTCGGTCGATCCTATGGCCGGAAAATAACGGGCGATGTCTGGATCAAGGGCAGGAAGGTGGATGTTTCCACCGTCCGGAGGGCTATCGATGCTGGACTTGCCTATGTGACGGAGGATCGCAAGGAACTCGGCCTCCATCTGGGCGAGGACATCAAGAGGAACATCACGCTTTCCAACCTTCGCGGTGTATCGGTTTCGCAGGTGATCGACAGCATCAGGGAGCGGGTCGTGGCGTCGGATTACCGGCGCAAGATGCGCATACGCTGCTCCGGCGTCGATCAGGAGGCGTCCAAGCTTTCGGGCGGCAACCAGCAGAAGGTGGTTCTGTCGAAATGGCTGTTCACCTCGCCCGAGGTCCTCATTCTGGACGAGCCCACACGGGGGATCGATGTAGGGGCGAAATACGAGATCTACTGCATTATCCAGGAACTGGCGGATAGCGGTCACGGTGTCGTGGTCATTTCATCGGAGATGCCCGAGCTGCTCGGGATCTGTGACCGCATCTGCGTCATGAACGAAGGGCGTTTCGTCGGCGAATTCCCGCAGGCCGATGCGTCGCAGGAAAAAATCATGCGCGCGATCATGCAGAGCACGACGCGTGGCGATGCCTATGACGTGCCGGCGCAGCCCAGCAGCACGGAAGAGGCCGTCAATACGGCAGGACTGTCATCATGA
- a CDS encoding Gfo/Idh/MocA family protein, whose translation MSITSADEPDRRQRQPRDMIRTAIVGMGQIARTHHVPAILQNPDFALVAVVDPGAGTVQDTGVRSFPTFGAMLESGIGVDAVAICTPPRVRYAIARTALQHGLHVLLEKPPAQTVGEAIDLAAFAAMRNRTVFGAWHAYFSAGIPVARELIERRGIRDIQIVWRENSEKWHPGTAWFWEAGGYGAFDAGINGISLLQAILAQRIMFRDAELFVRPRQFAPVRANVRLGLSGTDVVATGMFDCGYQGQDETWAISCLLGDDTVLAITDGGACVHHDGHCMVSPPSGQASTLDTEYPAIYRRFASLVADGVSDLDTTPLQIVTDILAFGKRIAQDEPEAGILQAGHHGSPGPDGS comes from the coding sequence ATGTCTATAACCAGCGCCGATGAGCCGGACCGCCGCCAGAGACAGCCGCGCGACATGATACGCACGGCGATTGTCGGCATGGGACAGATTGCCCGAACGCATCATGTCCCGGCCATCTTGCAGAATCCGGATTTTGCGCTGGTTGCCGTCGTCGATCCAGGCGCGGGGACGGTGCAGGACACCGGGGTGCGGTCCTTTCCGACATTCGGCGCCATGCTGGAGAGTGGTATCGGCGTCGATGCCGTGGCGATCTGCACGCCACCCCGGGTGCGTTATGCCATTGCGCGCACGGCCCTACAGCACGGCCTGCATGTGCTGCTGGAAAAGCCGCCGGCGCAGACGGTCGGCGAAGCCATCGACCTCGCGGCCTTTGCAGCGATGCGGAACAGGACGGTGTTCGGCGCGTGGCATGCGTATTTCAGCGCGGGCATTCCGGTCGCGCGCGAACTGATTGAGCGGCGCGGTATCCGTGACATCCAGATCGTATGGCGCGAGAACAGCGAGAAATGGCATCCCGGGACCGCATGGTTCTGGGAGGCTGGCGGGTATGGTGCGTTCGATGCCGGAATTAATGGCATTTCCCTGCTTCAGGCCATTCTGGCCCAGCGGATCATGTTCCGTGATGCCGAACTGTTTGTGCGTCCACGGCAGTTCGCGCCGGTCAGGGCGAACGTCAGGCTTGGATTGAGCGGCACCGACGTCGTGGCGACCGGGATGTTCGATTGCGGCTATCAGGGCCAGGACGAGACATGGGCGATTTCGTGCCTGCTGGGTGACGACACCGTGCTGGCGATCACGGATGGCGGGGCCTGCGTCCATCATGACGGGCACTGCATGGTATCCCCGCCATCCGGTCAGGCATCGACGCTCGATACGGAATATCCGGCGATCTATCGGCGTTTTGCCTCACTCGTCGCGGACGGGGTATCCGACCTCGATACGACGCCGCTTCAGATCGTCACCGATATCCTGGCCTTCGGGAAACGGATCGCGCAGGACGAGCCAGAGGCAGGGATTTTACAGGCCGGGCATCATGGATCGCCCGGCCCGGACGGTTCCTAG
- the mtaB gene encoding tRNA (N(6)-L-threonylcarbamoyladenosine(37)-C(2))-methylthiotransferase MtaB has protein sequence MSGADVLTFGCRLNLHESEAIENHARHLKDVVVVNTCAVTGSAERQARQAIRRVHRDRPEARIVVTGCAAQVAPEKWTALPGVARVMGNAEKMAAASWQEAALRAPPMPVADIMTAPMPATPVVESSGHTRALLQVQQGCDHRCTFCIIPFGRGPSRSVPVGEAIARAQALVAAGHREIVLTGVDIASWGTDLAGRPQLGALCRALLRAVPELPRLRLSSVDPAAFDAELWAVLADEPRFAPHLHLSLQAASDLVLKRMKRRHSRAQAGELIERARRLRPDIGIGADLIAGFPTETDEQAMETLDFVREHRIPYLHVFPYSERPGTPAARMPAVPNARRQARAAALRAAGQANRAAFWQGLVGQELDVLMEGAERGHSAQFAAIRLANGQARRGERLTLRAVALDPDALVAEIA, from the coding sequence ATGAGCGGCGCAGATGTCCTGACCTTCGGCTGTCGGCTCAACCTGCATGAGAGCGAGGCGATCGAGAACCACGCGCGGCATCTGAAGGATGTCGTGGTGGTCAACACCTGCGCCGTGACCGGCAGCGCCGAGCGGCAGGCCCGGCAGGCGATCCGGCGGGTGCACCGGGACCGGCCCGAGGCGCGGATCGTCGTGACGGGATGTGCGGCGCAGGTCGCGCCGGAGAAGTGGACGGCGCTGCCCGGCGTGGCGCGCGTGATGGGCAATGCGGAGAAAATGGCGGCGGCCAGTTGGCAGGAGGCCGCCTTGCGGGCGCCGCCCATGCCAGTTGCCGATATCATGACCGCGCCCATGCCGGCGACGCCGGTCGTGGAAAGCAGCGGCCATACGCGCGCCCTGCTTCAGGTGCAGCAGGGCTGCGATCATCGCTGCACGTTCTGCATCATCCCCTTCGGGCGCGGTCCTTCGCGCTCGGTGCCGGTGGGCGAGGCGATTGCGCGCGCTCAGGCGCTGGTGGCGGCGGGGCATCGGGAAATCGTGCTGACGGGCGTCGATATCGCCTCCTGGGGAACGGATCTGGCGGGGCGGCCGCAGCTCGGCGCATTGTGTCGTGCCTTGTTGCGCGCGGTGCCGGAACTGCCGCGCCTTCGCCTGTCATCCGTCGATCCGGCGGCTTTCGACGCGGAACTCTGGGCCGTGCTGGCGGACGAGCCGCGTTTCGCGCCGCATCTGCATCTGTCCTTGCAGGCGGCAAGCGATCTGGTGCTCAAGCGCATGAAGCGCCGCCACAGTCGGGCGCAGGCGGGCGAGCTGATCGAACGTGCGCGTCGCCTGCGCCCGGATATCGGCATCGGCGCGGATCTGATTGCCGGATTCCCGACCGAGACGGACGAGCAGGCGATGGAGACGCTGGATTTCGTGCGCGAACACCGCATTCCCTACCTGCACGTGTTTCCTTACAGCGAACGCCCCGGTACGCCGGCGGCAAGGATGCCGGCGGTGCCGAATGCCCGGCGGCAGGCGCGCGCGGCGGCCCTGCGCGCGGCGGGGCAGGCCAATCGTGCGGCGTTCTGGCAGGGGCTTGTCGGGCAGGAACTGGATGTTCTGATGGAGGGTGCCGAGCGGGGCCATTCCGCGCAATTCGCCGCCATACGTCTGGCGAACGGGCAGGCGCGGCGTGGCGAACGCCTGACCTTGCGCGCCGTGGCTCTTGACCCGGACGCGCTTGTGGCCGAGATCGCTTGA
- the mazG gene encoding nucleoside triphosphate pyrophosphohydrolase — MTDSNSSAARELDRLLDVMARLRDPETGCPWDKVQTHATIAPYAIEEAYEVMDAIAQQDWVALPDELGDLLLQVVYQARIGEEDGRFDFATVAKSIADKMIRRHPHVFGDATLDADLWERNKAQERAGRAEYGALAGIPRHLPALTRAGKLSARAARVGFDWGTAVEALDKIGEELAEVKAELDVADADRLEDEIGDVLFTVANLARKLKLDPEACLRRANDKFARRFNDMEALLAQRGEALADQDLNTLENLWQDVKRRHRTADSR; from the coding sequence ATGACCGATTCCAACTCCAGCGCCGCCCGGGAACTCGATCGTCTTCTCGATGTTATGGCGCGCCTGCGCGACCCCGAAACAGGCTGCCCCTGGGACAAGGTCCAGACACACGCGACCATCGCCCCCTATGCGATCGAAGAAGCCTATGAGGTCATGGACGCCATCGCGCAGCAGGACTGGGTCGCCCTGCCCGACGAACTGGGTGATCTGCTCCTGCAGGTCGTCTATCAGGCACGCATCGGCGAGGAAGACGGGCGCTTCGATTTCGCCACGGTCGCGAAATCCATCGCCGACAAGATGATCCGTCGCCATCCGCATGTCTTCGGCGATGCCACACTGGACGCCGATCTTTGGGAACGCAACAAGGCGCAGGAGCGCGCCGGACGTGCCGAATATGGCGCCCTGGCCGGCATCCCCCGTCATCTCCCCGCGCTCACCAGAGCCGGAAAGCTGAGCGCACGCGCGGCACGCGTCGGTTTCGACTGGGGCACGGCGGTCGAGGCGCTGGACAAGATCGGCGAGGAACTGGCGGAGGTCAAAGCCGAACTCGATGTCGCGGACGCCGACCGGCTGGAGGACGAAATCGGCGATGTCCTGTTCACCGTGGCCAATCTCGCACGCAAGCTCAAGCTCGATCCGGAAGCCTGCCTGCGCCGCGCCAATGACAAGTTCGCCCGCCGCTTCAACGATATGGAGGCACTTCTGGCGCAACGCGGGGAAGCACTGGCCGATCAGGACCTGAATACGCTCGAAAACCTGTGGCAGGACGTCAAGCGCCGTCACCGGACGGCGGATTCCCGCTGA
- a CDS encoding MFS transporter, with product MPEVERDESSALTSGLTLMIAAACGMIVANLYYAQPLVGPIGRALALPPSLSGLIVTVTQLGYCLGLLLIVPLADLLENRRLIVTLTVLAAAASLMIGLSYHAAPFMLAISGIGLFSVAVQILVPFAAHLAPPAQRGRAVGNVMSGLMFGIMMARPVASLVAELASWRTIFFLSAAVMAATAAMLYRVLPQRRPQTHHHYGSLLLSMAHLLAHTRVLQRRAFYHACLFGAFSLFWTVSPLLLAQHFGLSQGGIALFALVGVAGAISAPIAGRVADRGWTRIATLVAMAIVALAFAVTWFAPDSIFVFVLGLVGVAIDFGVTANLVLGQRALFILPPENRARLNGLYMAIFFLGGAAGSAIGGWAYARRGWAMASVAGCAAPVIAFLVCLTERRT from the coding sequence ATGCCCGAGGTTGAGCGGGATGAAAGCAGCGCCCTGACCTCCGGCCTGACATTGATGATCGCCGCGGCCTGCGGGATGATCGTGGCCAATCTTTATTACGCCCAGCCCCTGGTCGGGCCGATCGGCCGCGCGCTGGCATTGCCGCCCAGCCTCTCGGGCCTCATCGTCACCGTCACGCAACTCGGCTACTGCCTCGGCCTGTTGCTGATCGTGCCACTGGCGGACCTGCTCGAAAACCGCCGGCTGATCGTGACGCTGACCGTTCTGGCGGCTGCGGCCTCCCTGATGATCGGCCTGTCATACCACGCGGCACCGTTCATGCTGGCCATCAGCGGGATCGGCCTGTTTTCCGTCGCCGTGCAGATACTGGTGCCCTTCGCCGCGCATCTCGCCCCGCCGGCGCAACGTGGCCGCGCAGTGGGCAACGTGATGAGCGGCCTGATGTTCGGCATCATGATGGCCCGGCCCGTCGCCAGTCTCGTCGCGGAACTGGCGTCCTGGCGCACGATCTTCTTCCTGTCGGCTGCCGTCATGGCCGCGACCGCCGCAATGCTTTACCGCGTCCTGCCGCAACGTCGTCCGCAGACGCATCATCATTACGGCAGCCTGCTGCTATCGATGGCCCATCTTCTGGCGCATACGCGCGTCCTGCAACGGCGCGCATTCTACCATGCCTGCCTGTTCGGCGCGTTCAGCCTGTTCTGGACCGTCTCCCCCCTTCTGCTTGCCCAGCACTTCGGCCTGTCGCAAGGCGGCATCGCACTGTTCGCGCTCGTCGGCGTCGCGGGGGCGATCTCAGCCCCTATCGCCGGGCGCGTCGCCGATCGTGGCTGGACACGCATCGCCACGCTGGTGGCCATGGCGATCGTCGCCCTCGCCTTCGCCGTCACCTGGTTCGCGCCGGACAGCATCTTCGTATTCGTGCTGGGACTGGTCGGCGTTGCGATCGACTTCGGCGTCACCGCCAATCTCGTTCTGGGGCAGCGCGCCCTGTTCATCCTGCCGCCGGAAAACCGCGCACGCCTGAACGGCCTTTATATGGCGATTTTCTTCCTCGGCGGCGCGGCTGGCTCCGCCATCGGCGGCTGGGCCTATGCGCGCCGCGGCTGGGCCATGGCCTCAGTCGCGGGATGCGCCGCGCCGGTCATCGCCTTTCTCGTCTGCCTGACGGAGCGCCGGACCTAA
- the ftsY gene encoding signal recognition particle-docking protein FtsY has protein sequence MSGFFSRLKQGLTRSTQKLNAALNHRQLDEAALEDLEDALIGADLGPVVAQRVIEGFRESRFGKNVTTEEIQEALATEISRVLQPVAVPFEPDGQHKPHVVLVVGVNGVGKTTTIGKMSKWFRDQGKSVMMVAGDTFRAAAVEQLQVWGERTGAPVISGKPGGDAAGLAFEGIKRAKEAGTDLLFVDTAGRLHNKGALMEELAKIIRVMRKFDETAPHSVLLVLDATTGQNAMEQVRVFRELVNVTGLIVTKLDGSARGGIVVALAEAFKLPVHMVGVGEKAEDLRAFSAQEFARGLVGDSGNLAARLVDVPPTEGA, from the coding sequence ATGTCCGGATTTTTCTCACGTCTGAAACAGGGGCTGACGCGTTCGACGCAGAAGCTCAATGCCGCCCTCAATCATCGCCAGCTCGACGAGGCGGCGCTGGAGGATCTCGAAGATGCGCTGATCGGCGCGGATCTCGGTCCGGTTGTCGCCCAGCGGGTGATCGAGGGCTTTCGCGAATCGCGTTTTGGCAAGAATGTGACGACCGAGGAGATTCAGGAGGCGCTGGCCACCGAGATCTCACGCGTGTTGCAGCCGGTGGCGGTACCGTTCGAGCCGGACGGGCAGCACAAGCCGCACGTGGTGCTCGTTGTCGGCGTCAATGGCGTGGGCAAGACAACGACCATCGGCAAGATGTCCAAGTGGTTTCGCGATCAGGGCAAGTCCGTGATGATGGTGGCAGGCGATACGTTCCGCGCCGCCGCCGTCGAGCAGTTACAGGTCTGGGGCGAGCGCACCGGCGCGCCGGTTATTTCCGGCAAGCCGGGCGGCGATGCGGCCGGTCTGGCCTTCGAGGGCATCAAGCGGGCGAAAGAGGCGGGAACGGATCTGCTCTTCGTCGATACGGCCGGCCGCCTGCATAACAAGGGTGCGCTGATGGAGGAGCTGGCCAAGATCATCCGCGTCATGCGCAAGTTCGACGAGACGGCGCCGCATTCGGTGCTGCTGGTGCTGGATGCCACGACGGGCCAGAACGCCATGGAGCAGGTGCGCGTTTTCCGCGAACTGGTGAACGTCACCGGGCTGATCGTCACCAAGCTCGACGGCTCGGCGCGGGGTGGCATTGTCGTGGCGCTGGCGGAAGCGTTCAAGCTGCCGGTGCACATGGTCGGGGTCGGTGAAAAGGCGGAGGACCTGCGGGCATTCTCGGCGCAGGAATTTGCGCGCGGACTGGTGGGTGACTCGGGCAATCTGGCGGCCAGGCTGGTGGATGTTCCGCCAACCGAGGGCGCTTAG
- the mmsB gene encoding multiple monosaccharide ABC transporter permease, with the protein MSTQISPTVNGMLQEPKGGLPDKTRSIADFLKSNLRSYGMFLSLIAIMAFFQIVTHGTLLRPLNLTNLVLQNSYIVVMALGMLLVIVSGHIDLSIGSAAGFIGAVAAVAMVTYHLNFVEATIVCLLIGGAIGAAQGYWIAYFKIPSFIVTLAGMLVFKGLALALLGGQSLGPFSPTFRQLSSGFIPEFLPHSAQYYPTSLALATLVAATLVFTGYRRRHNQWRNDMEVEPLPLFIAKNAAIFGIMVYLAFLMSSYRGLPNVLIIMAVLIALYGFVTERTTIGRQIYAVGGNARAAKLSGVKTERLTFLTFVNMGVLAALGGLVFAARLNTASPKAGQGFELDVIAACFIGGASAYGGVGKVSGAVIGALIMGVMNNGMSILGIGIDYQQVLKGLVLLGAVCIDVYNQRR; encoded by the coding sequence ATGAGCACTCAAATATCGCCCACCGTGAACGGGATGCTGCAGGAGCCGAAAGGCGGCCTTCCCGATAAGACGCGCTCGATTGCCGATTTCCTGAAGAGCAACCTGCGCAGTTACGGGATGTTCCTGTCGCTGATCGCGATCATGGCTTTCTTCCAGATCGTTACGCATGGCACGCTGCTGCGACCGCTGAACCTGACCAATCTGGTTCTGCAGAACAGCTATATTGTCGTGATGGCGCTGGGCATGCTGCTGGTGATCGTCTCCGGGCATATCGATCTGTCGATCGGCTCGGCGGCAGGGTTCATCGGCGCGGTGGCCGCTGTTGCGATGGTGACGTATCATCTCAACTTCGTTGAGGCGACCATTGTCTGCCTGTTGATCGGTGGGGCCATCGGCGCGGCGCAGGGCTACTGGATCGCGTATTTCAAGATACCGTCCTTCATCGTGACGCTGGCGGGCATGCTGGTTTTCAAGGGCCTCGCCCTGGCCTTGCTCGGCGGCCAGTCCCTGGGGCCGTTCTCGCCGACGTTCCGGCAGCTATCATCGGGGTTTATCCCGGAATTCCTGCCGCATTCGGCACAGTATTACCCGACCTCCCTGGCGCTGGCGACGCTTGTGGCGGCGACCCTGGTTTTCACGGGATATCGTCGGCGTCACAACCAGTGGCGCAACGATATGGAAGTGGAGCCCCTGCCGCTGTTCATCGCCAAGAACGCGGCGATTTTCGGGATCATGGTGTATCTTGCCTTCCTGATGTCGTCCTATCGTGGGCTGCCGAATGTCCTGATTATCATGGCTGTCCTGATCGCGCTGTATGGTTTCGTCACCGAGCGGACGACGATCGGCCGTCAGATCTATGCCGTTGGCGGCAATGCGCGAGCGGCGAAGCTGTCCGGCGTCAAGACGGAACGGCTGACCTTCCTGACTTTCGTCAATATGGGTGTTCTGGCCGCTCTCGGCGGTCTGGTCTTCGCGGCTCGGTTGAACACGGCCAGCCCGAAAGCGGGACAGGGCTTCGAACTGGACGTGATCGCCGCCTGCTTCATCGGCGGCGCCTCGGCCTATGGCGGTGTCGGCAAGGTCAGCGGCGCGGTGATCGGCGCGCTGATTATGGGCGTGATGAACAACGGCATGTCGATCCTCGGCATCGGTATCGACTACCAGCAGGTTCTCAAGGGGCTCGTGCTCCTCGGAGCCGTGTGTATCGATGTCTATAACCAGCGCCGATGA
- a CDS encoding amino acid permease, which translates to MSDPVLMDTYTTPRTTSKTATVDSPLIVGGKLKDRHIAMIALGGVIGAGLFVGSSAAIASAGPAVLLTYVATGLLVVLVMRMLGEMLLFRPGIGTFVDCIRAAHGGGAAFLAGWLYCLFWVVAVGAEAIAGAVIVQDWIALPVWLLAPLLIVAVNLVNVISVDLFGECEFWLSSIKVFSLLAFAALGVTALTHLIGPAFSPIANLTAAHGPLPHGWGAAIAAVPTVLFSMIGSESATVAAAESENARDNLARITRRIGLRLTLFYLLAIAFILTIVPWTTVRPGLSPFVTVMQALGVPGATLAVSIVVFSAVVSCLNSSLYITSRTLFGLAEKGDAPRAFTVTNRRAVPQRAVLAASAIGLAVAFSSILSPGIIFAFLLSATGAVILLVYALIVSAHWTMRRSDPSNPAFTLPFGPLPNILIVLAIAAIIVTMAFQPSQRSTVFSSLGSVVLFVALYVLRRQRVKKDLP; encoded by the coding sequence GTGTCTGATCCCGTGCTCATGGACACATATACGACACCCCGGACAACGTCCAAGACGGCAACCGTCGATTCACCGCTCATCGTCGGCGGCAAGCTCAAGGACCGCCATATCGCGATGATCGCCCTTGGCGGCGTGATCGGCGCCGGGCTGTTCGTCGGCAGTTCCGCCGCCATCGCCAGCGCCGGTCCCGCCGTTCTGCTGACCTATGTCGCGACGGGCCTGCTCGTCGTGCTGGTCATGCGCATGCTCGGCGAGATGCTGCTGTTCCGCCCCGGCATCGGCACGTTCGTGGACTGCATACGCGCAGCCCATGGCGGCGGCGCGGCCTTTCTTGCCGGATGGCTCTATTGCCTGTTCTGGGTCGTCGCGGTCGGCGCGGAAGCGATCGCCGGCGCGGTCATCGTGCAGGACTGGATCGCACTGCCCGTCTGGCTGCTCGCACCCCTGCTGATCGTCGCCGTCAATCTGGTCAACGTCATCTCCGTCGATCTGTTCGGCGAATGCGAATTCTGGCTGTCCTCCATCAAGGTGTTCAGCCTCCTCGCCTTCGCCGCACTCGGCGTGACAGCCCTGACACACCTGATCGGACCTGCATTCTCTCCAATCGCCAACCTCACCGCCGCCCATGGCCCGTTACCGCATGGATGGGGTGCCGCGATCGCCGCCGTGCCCACCGTCCTGTTCTCGATGATCGGCTCCGAATCCGCCACAGTCGCCGCGGCCGAGTCCGAGAACGCGCGCGATAACCTTGCCAGGATCACGCGGCGCATCGGGCTACGGCTGACCCTCTTCTACCTTCTCGCGATCGCGTTCATTCTCACCATCGTCCCATGGACGACCGTTCGGCCTGGCCTGTCTCCCTTCGTGACCGTCATGCAGGCACTCGGCGTGCCGGGCGCGACGCTCGCCGTCAGCATCGTCGTGTTCAGCGCCGTCGTGTCCTGCCTGAACTCCAGCCTCTACATCACGTCACGCACCCTGTTCGGACTGGCGGAAAAGGGGGATGCGCCGCGCGCTTTCACCGTCACGAACCGCCGCGCCGTGCCGCAGCGCGCCGTTCTGGCGGCCAGCGCGATCGGTCTCGCGGTGGCCTTCAGTTCCATCCTGTCGCCGGGGATCATCTTCGCCTTCCTGTTGAGCGCGACCGGCGCGGTCATCCTTCTGGTCTATGCGCTCATCGTCTCCGCCCACTGGACCATGCGGCGCAGCGATCCCTCGAACCCCGCTTTCACCCTGCCATTCGGGCCGCTCCCGAACATTCTGATCGTTCTGGCCATCGCCGCCATCATCGTCACGATGGCGTTCCAGCCAAGCCAGCGCAGCACGGTTTTTTCGAGCCTTGGGAGCGTTGTGCTATTCGTCGCGCTCTACGTCCTGCGGCGTCAACGCGTGAAGAAAGATCTTCCATGA